The Paenibacillus swuensis genome contains the following window.
TTGTCCCAGCTGTCCTAAAGTACTGATCGCGGATAACGTATTATAGAGAAAATGCGGATTAATCTGAGCTTGCAGAGCGGACAGTTCGGCAGAGGTGCTTCTTAGCTTGGTCTCATACACCTCTTCAATTAAATGATTAATTGTAGATGCCATTTGGTTAAAGGAATCCGAGATTTTAGCGAATTCATCTTTGTCCTTGACCTGAATACGCTTTAAGTAATTGCCCTGATGGAAGCTGTCTATCGCGCTCACGATTTTCGTCACTCTTCTGGAGAAATATTGAGAAATAAAGGCTCCGATGATGATCAATACGATCATACTGCTCAAGCAAGCTACCAGTGTTGCGATCTTCAGCTTTCTGGCCTCCGCATGCATTTCATGCATGGGGACGTATAGAACCATCTTCCCTTGCATGACCGGAATTTCCTCTTCTACTTTCAAGTAGGCAAGGTTGTTCTTCAAGGTTTCCAGAGAGACAGCCCCCTTGCCCTCGGGTTCACTCTTGTATACGACATTTCCGGAATGGTCGAGAATCATGAGAACACTATCGTTGCCCGGCTTCTCCATATTGTCCGTATCGAACAATTCATGTATAGGGACTTGGATTCGAAGAACACCCAGGTTCTCTATAGGAAACCTGGAGATTTCCTTAAGATGACGTACGACGGAGATGACTCCGTTGTCCGCATCATTATAGAACTGCCCCCACTCGGATTGATCCTGCTTGAGTTTTGCCTTGTCATCCCAGGGCCGATTCTGAAGTCTTGAACTATGATAGATGCTGTATTGTTTACGGCTTAAATCCGATCGTCTCTCTTTGGAATAAATCTCGGGCAAGCTTTCATTATTTATATATAAACTAATATGAATCGTATGCGTGGAGAGCTGCAAGGCGGATTCAAGTTTAGGCTGCAAATATTCCGTGTATTCCTCCCAGGCAGTAAGGGGAGTCTGCCGCTTGTTAAGCAGCTTTTGAGTTCTTGCATCCCAGAACAGGAAATCCGATACTCGCTGTATATCCGAAATTCTAAATTCAAGGTTGCTGCGCAGCTGTTGGATGACCAGTCTCGTGTTTTCTTCGGTTTGTTGGGTCAAACTATTGATAGAAACTCTGTATGAGAAATTACCTACTGCGAGAATCGTGATGAGAACAAGCGAAGAAAAGGCGATAAGTAATTTATTGCGAAAGCTCATGATTACCCCTTCTTTCGATAGTCCCCGGGCGAGAATCCAAACCTTTTTTTGAATAATCGGTAAAAATGGGTCATATTCTTAAATCCCAATCGGTCCGCCGCCTCATAAATCTTCATGGTAGGATCATCCAATAACTGCTTCACCCGATCCAGTCTCAGGTTCAAAATATAGTCTGAAAAATGCATCGAAGTTTCTTCCTTGAACATTTGCCCCAGATGATTAGGCGAGTATAGAAAATGCTTGGCTAAATCTTTGAGTGTAATCCCTTCTTCATAATGTTCAAGAATATACAACTCTACTTTTTCGATCAGCTTCTTATTCCGTTTAGCCAATTTATTATGCAGCAATTCAGAGATTTGAAACATCCTTTTCCTCAGCCAATCCCGAAGATCCTGCACCGTTTCGAATTGATAAATAATATCCAGATCGTGAAAGTCCCACTCCAGCAAATCATAGATATTCTCATTCTTTTCGTTCAGGAAATCATTCACTTTTCCAAATACATAGATCGTGAAATGATAGACTGAATTGCGGCTCTCCAGCTTCAGAATGAGAGTTCCCAATTGCTCCAACAGGTCATATATATCAACCAGTTGATAGTTTTGGATAGCGTAAAAAAGCTGGGTTAGAAGATCATCTGCAGAACCCAGTATTTGTTGGGAGGATTCCAGATTAAACTGAGTCGTTGAAAAGGGAAGCACTCTTCCTTTGCCGTTGAACATTTTCTGTCCCAAGGCTTGATTGGCTTCTTCATAAGACTTTTTGATCGCTTCCAACTCGTGCACCGGATTACCGAGTCCGACGGTGATTGTAAAAGCGGAATGCTTGGCAACCTCCTGAATGAGATGCTCAAGCCACTCTATCGTCGCCTGGTTGGATTGCTCCGGAATTAATACACCCAGCCTCTTGTTCTCCAACACCGCATTTAAATAATTCTCCTTCTGAAGAAAAGTTGTCAGATAGGACATCGTTGTTTTGATCAACTGTTGATGCTCATCGGGTTGAGTCGATTCCAACCGTAGGTCGACGTCATCTAATTCCAGAACCGCCGCTCTCCAGTGGATTGCGGACTGAGTATCGTATCGTTGCTTAATTTCATGGATATAACCCAAGTCAGATTCGCCCTCAAACAGTTGTTTTATGGCATTGTTCGTGACAATATGCCTTGTTGCGCCCCATTGATCCTTTAAGAGATTAAAGTCTCGTTCCCTCTCAATTCGCTTGACGGCATTACCCAGCGTCTCAAGAAGCTCGCTATAATCGATCGGTTTCAGAATATATCCTTCTACGCTGAATTGTATAGCCTTCTTGGCATACTCGAAATCCTCGTAACCGCTAATAAAGATAAAGATAATGGAGGGCTTGATCAGTTTGGTTCTTCTAGCCAACTCTAAGCCGGACATAATCGGCATCTTGATGTCCGTTATGACAATATCCAGGGGTATGTCCTGAATATAATCCAGCGCGGTAAACCCGTCATTGGCTTCAGCCACTAGCTGCAGATTAAGCTGTTCCCAAGGGATGAAGGTGCGTAATCCTGTGATTTCAAGTTGCTGATCGTCTACGATTAACACATTAAGCATTCGTCATCACCCTATCGAAGGTTTAAATCCTAATAAAATGGAGGATATACTAAGTATACCCCCCTCATTTTACTTTTTGTACAACTTTAACTTAGCCGCTAACTTTCTTCAAATTTTCTTGCCATTTGTCCGTCATGTATTTCAGAACTTGATCATACCCTGCTGCTTCTGCATCAGTTTGCGCTTTATTGATAATTTGAACAGCTTGTTCACTGGTATCTGCAAAAATAGCACGAGCATAGGCCTCTTTCATAATATCTTTGACTTGACCATAGATGATTCCCAGATCTGTGTCCGGCATAGGCTGAATACCCTCAAATTCAGTAGTATCATAGGAGCTTGCTTTCAGAACCTTAATCGCGGAAGGTCCGTCAAATTGACTTGGCTTCTTCTCTACATAACGTTCTTCATTCAGATCAATCAGGTTTTGATGCAATATGGAGTTTGCAAAATAGTTACCGGAACCAATCTTCAACTTGTCTTTATCCGCCTGTGTAATCGTCTTCGCTTTGTCATTAGGAATCGGTACGCCGTCAGCGTCCGCTTCATCCCACAGCAACCCTTTCGGTCCGAACGTAAACAACTGCTGCCCTTCTTCCGAGGTAGCCCAATCCATGAAGGCGAAGATTTTCTCGGGATCCTTGGCATTCTTCGTAATGACGCTCACATTCCAACCCAGCGTTGAGAAATTTGCCGGTTTAATCTTCGCTAGATCCAGTCCTTTCCCATGAAGGGGCGGGATAACCTGGTAGCCATGGTCAGCATTCTTTTCCGCCAAGACGGCATGACCTTCTTGTACCTGGAAGATATTATTTAGTCCTACTACGGCTACTCGGCCAGTCTTTAACTTTTCCTGGAGCTGATCACTTTTTTGCGTAAAAGCATCCTGTGTGATCAACTTCTCATTGAACAATTTGTTCAGCTGTTTCACTGAATCTAACAACGCAGGATCTTTCAGTATCGATTGGAATTGATTGTTTTCAGGATAAGCTTTCAAGTTATCTAGGAAGAATGTCGTCTTCTCCTCGCCATATCCTGAGTAGATAAGATTGCCTGCCTGGATAATACCGCCAGGGGAAAGCTCGCCGGTTTCCAGCGGGATGACATTCGGATAAGCTTCCTTCACTTTCTTCAGATAAGCTTCAAGATCTTCGTAGGTTTCCAATTTAGGCGAACCCAGCGCCTTGTAAATTTCTTTGTTTACAGCCCAGCCTGTATTCCCGTTTGCGCCGCCATACCAGTTCGGAAAGCCGTACAGCTCGCCGTCAGAAGATTTCAACAATCCCAGCGTTTTATCTCCTGCCCATTTTTTAAGATTCGGGTATTTATCGACGTATTTGCTAATGGGAACCAATTGTCCTGCCTGAACTAATTTCTCCATATCCGCGCTGCGATCCAACGTGATTACATCTGGCAATTGGTCTGACACAATCATCGTGTTGAACTTCTGCCCTGCTGCGCCGCCGGATTGAACGTATTCGATATTGACGCCTTTTTGTTCCTTAATCCATTGGGATGTAGGATCCTGAGCCCATGGTTCCGGTACAGCCCAATCGTAGTGAATATACCAGCTAAAGTTCAGACCGCTTAGTTCCGCCAGAGCGGATGGATCAGAATTCTCTTCATTCTTAGCCGGGGCATTTGTTGCTGTATTCGTTGCTTCATTCGTGCCCTTACTCCCATTGTTACCCGAGTTGTTACTGCAGCCTGCCGCTACAAGACTCATGACAATTAAAGCGATGGCGATTACAAATATCAATTGTTTAGACCTTCTCATCTTTTTTTCCCCTCTCAAATTACAATCTATATGTGGAACAAAGGCATTGCCTCTGCTGACACCGTCTCTATTCTTTCAGAGAACCGATTAAAACACCTTTGACAAAGAATCGCTGCAGGAATGGATATACCATAATAATAGGCAAGGTGGTCACCATCATCGTCGCCATCACGAGCGATTTGGTGGAAACTCCCTTTAATTTCCTTACGAACTCACTAGCTTCTCCCCCTGCGGACGACAGTTGTTCCGACATCGCATTGGAATTAATGATCTGATTTAACAAGGTCTGAATTGGAACCAACTGGGGATTGTTAATGTAGATCGATGCTGTGAACCAATCATTCCATAAGCCGACAGCCGTAAACAGAGACAGCGTGGCGATAACCGGACCGGAGATCGGAACGATAATGGAGAAGAAGGTGCGAATATGATTGCATCCGTCGATCTTCGCCGCTTCCTCCAGCCCTTCCGGCAGTTCTTGAAAGAACGTGCGGAATATAATCAAGTTCCATACAACAATCATTCCCGGTACCACCAGAACCCAGAAAGTATCGATCAAGTGCAAGCTTCTAATCAGGATAAAGGTTGGGATTAAACCTCCGGTAAAGAACATCG
Protein-coding sequences here:
- a CDS encoding carbohydrate ABC transporter permease, whose translation is MNIANRIFDAVIVVILLGLSFVTLYPFWNSLVISFNVGSDTALGGITFWPRVFTLENYQVVFKDERLVQAFFISILRTVVGTFLSITFTAMFAYGLTKKYLIGRKLFMVMCIITMFFTGGLIPTFILIRSLHLIDTFWVLVVPGMIVVWNLIIFRTFFQELPEGLEEAAKIDGCNHIRTFFSIIVPISGPVIATLSLFTAVGLWNDWFTASIYINNPQLVPIQTLLNQIINSNAMSEQLSSAGGEASEFVRKLKGVSTKSLVMATMMVTTLPIIMVYPFLQRFFVKGVLIGSLKE
- a CDS encoding sensor histidine kinase; amino-acid sequence: MSFRNKLLIAFSSLVLITILAVGNFSYRVSINSLTQQTEENTRLVIQQLRSNLEFRISDIQRVSDFLFWDARTQKLLNKRQTPLTAWEEYTEYLQPKLESALQLSTHTIHISLYINNESLPEIYSKERRSDLSRKQYSIYHSSRLQNRPWDDKAKLKQDQSEWGQFYNDADNGVISVVRHLKEISRFPIENLGVLRIQVPIHELFDTDNMEKPGNDSVLMILDHSGNVVYKSEPEGKGAVSLETLKNNLAYLKVEEEIPVMQGKMVLYVPMHEMHAEARKLKIATLVACLSSMIVLIIIGAFISQYFSRRVTKIVSAIDSFHQGNYLKRIQVKDKDEFAKISDSFNQMASTINHLIEEVYETKLRSTSAELSALQAQINPHFLYNTLSAISTLGQLGQPERMHQMIIKLSQFYRLTLNNGKSLISIAKELEQVQLYIEIQRIKYDDKFSVIYDVEPDILSQSSVKLILQPFIENALEHAWYKNNRLNIRITGRLDNGIIEFKIIDDGIGMDKYTIEQLSRLGEEALGYGIRNVDERIKLQYGSQYGVHFHSYLGMGTTIRIQFPSGGLTYENNSTNL
- a CDS encoding helix-turn-helix domain-containing protein, which translates into the protein MLNVLIVDDQQLEITGLRTFIPWEQLNLQLVAEANDGFTALDYIQDIPLDIVITDIKMPIMSGLELARRTKLIKPSIIFIFISGYEDFEYAKKAIQFSVEGYILKPIDYSELLETLGNAVKRIERERDFNLLKDQWGATRHIVTNNAIKQLFEGESDLGYIHEIKQRYDTQSAIHWRAAVLELDDVDLRLESTQPDEHQQLIKTTMSYLTTFLQKENYLNAVLENKRLGVLIPEQSNQATIEWLEHLIQEVAKHSAFTITVGLGNPVHELEAIKKSYEEANQALGQKMFNGKGRVLPFSTTQFNLESSQQILGSADDLLTQLFYAIQNYQLVDIYDLLEQLGTLILKLESRNSVYHFTIYVFGKVNDFLNEKNENIYDLLEWDFHDLDIIYQFETVQDLRDWLRKRMFQISELLHNKLAKRNKKLIEKVELYILEHYEEGITLKDLAKHFLYSPNHLGQMFKEETSMHFSDYILNLRLDRVKQLLDDPTMKIYEAADRLGFKNMTHFYRLFKKRFGFSPGDYRKKG
- a CDS encoding extracellular solute-binding protein, whose amino-acid sequence is MRRSKQLIFVIAIALIVMSLVAAGCSNNSGNNGSKGTNEATNTATNAPAKNEENSDPSALAELSGLNFSWYIHYDWAVPEPWAQDPTSQWIKEQKGVNIEYVQSGGAAGQKFNTMIVSDQLPDVITLDRSADMEKLVQAGQLVPISKYVDKYPNLKKWAGDKTLGLLKSSDGELYGFPNWYGGANGNTGWAVNKEIYKALGSPKLETYEDLEAYLKKVKEAYPNVIPLETGELSPGGIIQAGNLIYSGYGEEKTTFFLDNLKAYPENNQFQSILKDPALLDSVKQLNKLFNEKLITQDAFTQKSDQLQEKLKTGRVAVVGLNNIFQVQEGHAVLAEKNADHGYQVIPPLHGKGLDLAKIKPANFSTLGWNVSVITKNAKDPEKIFAFMDWATSEEGQQLFTFGPKGLLWDEADADGVPIPNDKAKTITQADKDKLKIGSGNYFANSILHQNLIDLNEERYVEKKPSQFDGPSAIKVLKASSYDTTEFEGIQPMPDTDLGIIYGQVKDIMKEAYARAIFADTSEQAVQIINKAQTDAEAAGYDQVLKYMTDKWQENLKKVSG